GATTGCCCAGGGCGTAATTGCGATGGAATTCGGCTCTAGCGCTGAAGACTTGGCCCTCACCTGCTATGCACACCCGACGATGTCGGAAGCCGTGCACGAAGCAGCACTTGCGGTAGATGGCCACGCGATCCATATGGCCAATCGTAAGAAGCGTAAATAATTCAGTAAGCAACAACGAAGCGCCACCTCTGGGTGGCGCAACACTTTCGGCTTTGTCGTCATACGCAAAGATCGAAAGAACGGGGATGACCAGTTTGATAGAAACTGATCATCGTTCGAGTCACATGCAACCAATGGCATGAATCGATGAATCTTCACGAGTATCAAGGTAAACAGCTGTTTGCCGACTATGGTCTACCAGTGTCTAAAGGCTTTGCTGTCGACACCCCCGAAGAAGCGGAAGAAGCTTGCAAAAAAATCGGCGGAGACATGTGGGTTGTTAAAGCCCAGGTTCACGCTGGTGGCCGCGGTAAAGCAGGCGGCGTTAAGCTGATCAAAGATCCGGCTGAAGCTAAAGCATTCGCTGAAAAATGGTTAGGCAAGAACTTAGTAACCTTCCAAACTGACGAAAAAGGTCAGCCGGTTGCCAAGATTCTAGTTGAAACCTGCACCGATATCGCCGATGAGCTGTACCTCGGCGCTGTTGTTGATCGTACTACCCGTCGCGTTGTCTTCATGGCTTCTACCGAAGGTGGTGTAGAGATCGAGACAGTTGCAGAAGAAACGCCGGAAAAAATTCTTAAAGCAGAAATCGATCCGCTGGTCGGCGCACAGCCGTACCAAGCGCGTGAACTAGCGTTTGCACTGGGCCTGAAAGGCGACCAGATCAAACAGTTCACCAAGATTTTCCTAGGTTTGTCGCAGTTGTTCCACGACAAAGACCTGGCGCTGTTGGAAATTAACCCGCTGGTTGTCACTGAAGAAGGCAATCTGCACTGCCTCGATGCCAAACTGGGCCTCGACAGCAATGCGCTGTACCGCCACCCAGACCTGCAAGCTATGCGCGATCCGTCTCAAGAAGACCAGCGCGAAGCCGATGCGGCGAAGTGGGAGCTTAACTATGTAGCGCTTGATGGCAACATCGGCTGCATGGTAAATGGCGCAGGCCTGGCCATGGGTACGATGGATATTGTTAACCTGAGCGGCGGCAAGCCAGCAAACTTCTTGGACGTCGGCGGCGGCGCAACCAAGGAGCGCGTAGCTGAAGCGTTCAAA
This DNA window, taken from Vreelandella profundi, encodes the following:
- the sucC gene encoding ADP-forming succinate--CoA ligase subunit beta, coding for MNLHEYQGKQLFADYGLPVSKGFAVDTPEEAEEACKKIGGDMWVVKAQVHAGGRGKAGGVKLIKDPAEAKAFAEKWLGKNLVTFQTDEKGQPVAKILVETCTDIADELYLGAVVDRTTRRVVFMASTEGGVEIETVAEETPEKILKAEIDPLVGAQPYQARELAFALGLKGDQIKQFTKIFLGLSQLFHDKDLALLEINPLVVTEEGNLHCLDAKLGLDSNALYRHPDLQAMRDPSQEDQREADAAKWELNYVALDGNIGCMVNGAGLAMGTMDIVNLSGGKPANFLDVGGGATKERVAEAFKIILSDDNVKAVLVNIFGGIVRCDMIAEGIIGAVEQVGVNVPVVVRLEGNNAELGAEKLASSGLNIIAATSLTDAAQQVVKAAEGK